The Gemmatimonadota bacterium genome includes a window with the following:
- a CDS encoding aminotransferase class V-fold PLP-dependent enzyme has protein sequence MDHELARWRAETPGVTAGRVHLNNAGAALAPQPVLDAVLGHLRLESLLGGYEAEDAVADRTAAAYAGVARLLGAAPRNIALVENATAAFSLALSAFRLAAGDVILTTRNDYVSNQLSYLSLARRFGLEIVRAADAPEGGVDPQSVRELIARRRPRLVAVTWVPTSSGLVQPVEAVGAACEAAGVPYLVDACQAVGQIPVEVERLRCDFLSATARKFLRGPRGIGFLYVSDRALGRGDHPLFIDMRGARWLEPDAFELLPDARRFENWEFAHALVLGLGAAAEYALSVGGDVARQRAHALAAYARQRLRTLDGLRLLDRGPELCAIVTAEVAGRDAREIVALLRERGINTSATLRAYAVIDMDEKRAASALRISPHYYNTPGEVDSAVEALAELVTTPAPGQPPFAPS, from the coding sequence ATGGACCATGAACTGGCCCGCTGGCGGGCCGAGACGCCGGGCGTCACGGCCGGGCGCGTGCACCTGAACAACGCCGGTGCGGCGCTCGCGCCGCAGCCGGTGTTGGACGCGGTGCTGGGCCACCTGCGGCTCGAGTCCCTGCTGGGTGGCTACGAGGCCGAGGACGCGGTGGCGGACCGGACTGCGGCCGCGTATGCCGGGGTGGCGCGCCTGCTGGGCGCCGCGCCGCGCAACATCGCCCTGGTCGAGAACGCGACCGCGGCATTCAGTCTGGCGCTCAGCGCGTTCCGCCTCGCCGCAGGCGACGTCATCCTCACTACCCGCAACGACTACGTCTCGAACCAGCTCAGCTACCTGAGCCTCGCGCGCCGATTCGGCCTCGAGATCGTGCGGGCGGCCGACGCGCCCGAGGGCGGAGTTGACCCGCAGTCCGTGCGGGAGCTGATCGCGCGGCGCCGGCCGCGCCTGGTGGCCGTTACCTGGGTCCCCACCAGCTCCGGGCTGGTCCAGCCGGTCGAGGCGGTGGGCGCCGCGTGCGAAGCGGCCGGCGTGCCCTACCTGGTAGACGCCTGCCAGGCCGTCGGCCAGATCCCCGTCGAGGTCGAGCGACTGCGCTGCGATTTCCTGTCCGCCACGGCGCGCAAGTTCCTGCGCGGCCCGCGCGGCATCGGCTTCCTCTACGTCTCCGACCGCGCCCTGGGCCGCGGCGACCACCCCCTCTTCATTGACATGCGCGGCGCGCGCTGGCTCGAGCCGGACGCCTTTGAGCTGCTGCCCGACGCGCGGCGCTTCGAGAACTGGGAGTTCGCCCACGCGCTGGTGCTCGGCCTGGGCGCCGCAGCGGAGTACGCGCTCTCTGTGGGCGGCGACGTCGCCCGCCAGCGCGCACACGCCCTCGCCGCCTACGCGCGCCAGCGGCTGCGTACGCTGGACGGCCTGCGCCTGCTGGACCGCGGCCCGGAGCTGTGCGCCATTGTCACTGCAGAAGTTGCGGGCCGGGACGCGCGCGAGATAGTCGCGCTCCTCCGGGAGCGAGGGATCAATACCAGCGCCACGCTGCGCGCCTACGCGGTGATCGACATGGACGAGAAGCGCGCCGCCTCCGCCCTGCGCATCTCGCCGCATTACTACAACACGCCGGGCGAGGTGGACTCGGCCGTCGAGGCGCTGGCCGAGCTGGTGACAACGCCCGCACCGGGCCAGCCCCCTTTTGCGCCATCCTGA